Proteins from a genomic interval of Actinoalloteichus hymeniacidonis:
- a CDS encoding metal ABC transporter permease → MTGGFLGLSYAASVVIGGSVLLGVVAGILGPFAVLRGRSMFGDAMSHGTLPGVVLAFMIAGVKDPTLLLLGAAISAALAAVAMITLERARRISPDVAIGVVLSAAFTLGIVLLTRVGSEGGGGQSGLEDYLFGQAAGLVRGDLVVASIVGVIAVGVVICWFRVLRTAIFDPGFASVIGIPAWAVDMLITALLVVGIVLGVRTTGAILMVALLVAPAVAARQLTRSLATLIPVSGVIGGLSGGIGAFVSGGENLPTGPVIVLVATAIALAAVLFAPGRGVLLRGARRRSRRAVGSPR, encoded by the coding sequence ATGACCGGTGGGTTCCTCGGCCTGTCCTACGCGGCGTCGGTGGTGATCGGTGGTTCCGTCCTGCTGGGTGTGGTGGCCGGGATACTCGGCCCGTTCGCCGTGTTGCGGGGTCGCAGCATGTTCGGCGACGCGATGAGCCACGGGACGCTGCCCGGCGTCGTACTGGCATTCATGATCGCGGGGGTGAAGGACCCCACGTTGCTCCTGCTCGGTGCGGCCATCTCCGCCGCGCTGGCAGCGGTGGCCATGATCACTCTGGAGCGGGCGCGGCGGATCAGCCCCGACGTGGCCATCGGAGTGGTGCTCTCCGCCGCGTTCACGCTGGGCATCGTGCTGCTCACCAGGGTCGGTTCCGAGGGCGGCGGTGGGCAGAGTGGCTTGGAGGATTACCTGTTCGGGCAGGCTGCGGGGCTGGTGCGGGGTGATCTGGTGGTGGCCTCGATCGTGGGCGTCATCGCGGTCGGCGTCGTGATCTGCTGGTTCCGAGTGCTGCGTACCGCGATCTTCGATCCGGGTTTCGCCTCGGTGATCGGGATTCCCGCCTGGGCGGTGGACATGTTGATCACGGCGTTGCTGGTCGTCGGGATCGTGCTGGGCGTGCGCACGACGGGAGCGATCCTGATGGTCGCCCTGCTGGTCGCGCCCGCGGTCGCCGCGCGCCAGCTGACCAGGAGTCTCGCGACGCTGATCCCGGTGTCCGGAGTGATCGGCGGCCTCTCCGGCGGCATCGGCGCGTTCGTCTCCGGCGGGGAGAACCTGCCGACCGGGCCGGTGATCGTGCTGGTCGCGACGGCCATCGCCCTGGCCGCGGTCCTGTTCGCACCCGGGCGAGGCGTGTTGCTGCGCGGCGCGCGCCGACGATCTCGGCGAGCGGTCGGGAGTCCACGGTGA
- a CDS encoding ABC transporter permease, with amino-acid sequence MSTSNPAVASGPRWAISDSLIMIGRKLRHVRRTPDELIVSLLLPIIMMLLFVFVFGGAIEVGREYVDYVVPGVIILAAGFSASSTGTGLTGDLVTGVVDRFRTMPITRSSVLTGHVVSSLLTNLVSTGLVVGVALLIGFRPQADVLGWIAAVGVIALYILMICWLSMIFGLLAKTVQGASQFSFAILFLPYLSSGFVPTDSMPSFLRVIAENQPATPVIEAVRALTLGLPVGDNALLAVVWCLGIGLVAFGIATTLFVRRTAR; translated from the coding sequence ATGAGTACCTCGAACCCGGCCGTCGCGAGCGGCCCGCGCTGGGCGATCTCCGACTCACTGATCATGATCGGTCGCAAACTTCGCCATGTCCGGCGAACGCCCGACGAGTTGATCGTGTCCCTGTTGCTGCCCATCATCATGATGTTGCTCTTCGTCTTCGTCTTCGGCGGAGCGATCGAGGTGGGTCGGGAATACGTCGACTACGTCGTCCCCGGCGTGATCATCCTCGCGGCGGGGTTCTCCGCATCCTCCACGGGAACCGGGCTCACCGGTGACCTGGTCACCGGGGTGGTGGACCGCTTCCGAACCATGCCGATCACGAGGTCCTCGGTACTCACCGGACATGTCGTCTCGAGCCTGTTGACCAACCTCGTCTCGACCGGTCTGGTCGTCGGCGTGGCTCTGCTCATCGGTTTCCGGCCGCAGGCCGATGTCCTGGGATGGATCGCCGCCGTCGGCGTGATCGCCCTCTACATCCTGATGATCTGCTGGCTGTCGATGATCTTCGGCCTGCTGGCCAAGACGGTGCAGGGCGCGAGCCAGTTCTCCTTCGCCATCCTGTTCCTGCCGTACCTCAGCAGCGGCTTCGTGCCCACCGACTCGATGCCCTCGTTCCTGCGGGTCATCGCGGAGAACCAGCCTGCCACCCCGGTCATCGAGGCGGTACGCGCGCTGACGCTGGGCCTGCCGGTGGGAGACAACGCGCTGCTCGCCGTCGTCTGGTGTCTCGGCATCGGATTGGTGGCCTTCGGTATCGCGACGACGTTGTTCGTCCGCAGGACTGCTCGCTGA
- a CDS encoding acyl-CoA thioesterase, whose product MHPVSELPGKPTSAAATTLSQIMTASETNLYGTVHGGVIMKFVDDVAAACAGRHSGGTALTVFMDEMLFLVPVRVGDLVHASAQVNWTGRTSMEVGVRVVAERWNESVPSTHVATAYLVFVAVDSDGKPRPVPEVLPESAIDRRRQAEAEIRREHRLARRAAIRRSREVEAEPERATDAASRG is encoded by the coding sequence ATGCATCCCGTCTCCGAGCTTCCCGGCAAACCGACCTCGGCAGCGGCCACGACACTGAGTCAGATCATGACCGCGAGCGAGACCAACCTGTATGGCACGGTCCATGGCGGCGTGATCATGAAGTTCGTCGACGACGTGGCCGCGGCATGCGCGGGGCGGCACTCGGGTGGCACCGCGTTGACGGTGTTCATGGACGAGATGCTGTTCCTCGTCCCGGTGCGCGTCGGCGATCTGGTGCACGCCAGCGCCCAGGTCAACTGGACCGGACGGACCTCGATGGAGGTCGGCGTCCGGGTGGTCGCGGAGCGTTGGAACGAGTCCGTGCCATCGACCCATGTGGCGACCGCCTACCTCGTCTTCGTGGCCGTCGACTCCGACGGCAAGCCCAGACCGGTGCCGGAGGTACTGCCGGAGTCGGCCATCGACCGCCGCAGGCAGGCGGAGGCCGAGATCCGCCGCGAACACCGATTGGCCCGGCGGGCCGCCATTCGACGCAGTCGTGAGGTCGAGGCCGAGCCGGAGCGGGCCACCGATGCCGCGTCCCGAGGCTGA
- the metE gene encoding 5-methyltetrahydropteroyltriglutamate--homocysteine S-methyltransferase, producing the protein MTHRTDVPALGATVLGYPRIGPDRELKRALEAYWAGRIDADALHSVAVSLRADTWTALRDAGLGSVPSNTFSYYDQVLDTAVLLDMLPARFRDSDRTPLDTYFAAARGADQLAPLELTKWFDTNYHYLVPELGPDTDPRLASRKPVEEFVESAELGVPTRPVLLGPVTFLLLSKPAAEAPAGFDPLEKLDAVIDCYLELLAELAETGAHWVQFDEPAFAADRTPAELRALAHAYRRIGEARQRPSTLVACYHGALGAALEVLAEAPIEAVGLDLVAGRADLDGIASIRGLRDKTVLAGVVDGRNIWRTDVDAALAYCATLLGVAGEVVVGTSAPLLHVPYDLDAESDLDPALRSRLAFASQKVDEVVLLDRALRGETETVAEALHEARRAVGNARNAAARDQRIRARLESLRPEHRKRADYAERATSQAERLGLPALATTTIGSFPQTTSVRRARADLRAGRIDESEYQDRMRAEISDVIALQEDIGLDVLVHGEPERNDMVQYFAEHLIGFLSTEHGWVQSYGSRCVRPPIIHGDVSRPTPMTVEWSSYAQSLTERPVKGMLTGPVTILAWSFVRDDQPLGDTARQVALALRDEIHDLERAGLRIVQVDEPALRELLPLREADRAAYLDWAVDSFRLATSGAADSTQIHTHLCYSEFGDVIDAIDALDADVTTIEAARSRMEVLADLQKIGYRRGVGPGVYDIHSPRVPDEAEVTGLVAAALEAVPADRLWVNPDCGLKTRGYREVEPALRAMVAAARSRRAALQG; encoded by the coding sequence ATGACCCACCGCACCGACGTCCCGGCGCTGGGCGCCACGGTTCTGGGCTACCCCCGAATCGGACCGGATCGAGAACTCAAACGGGCGCTGGAGGCGTACTGGGCCGGACGCATCGACGCCGACGCCCTGCACAGCGTCGCGGTCTCGCTGCGCGCGGACACCTGGACCGCCCTGCGCGACGCGGGCCTGGGGTCCGTGCCCTCCAACACGTTCTCCTACTACGACCAGGTACTCGACACCGCGGTCCTGCTGGACATGCTGCCCGCGCGCTTCCGCGATTCCGATCGCACACCGTTGGACACCTACTTCGCTGCGGCCCGAGGCGCCGATCAGCTCGCGCCTCTGGAGCTGACCAAGTGGTTCGACACCAACTATCACTACCTGGTGCCCGAGCTGGGGCCCGACACCGATCCCCGGCTCGCCAGCCGGAAACCCGTCGAGGAGTTCGTCGAGTCCGCCGAGTTGGGTGTGCCCACTCGACCGGTGCTGTTGGGGCCGGTCACCTTCCTCCTGCTGTCCAAGCCCGCCGCCGAGGCCCCGGCCGGATTCGATCCGCTGGAGAAACTCGACGCGGTGATCGACTGCTATCTCGAACTGCTCGCCGAGCTCGCCGAGACCGGGGCGCACTGGGTCCAGTTCGACGAACCGGCCTTCGCCGCCGACCGCACGCCTGCCGAGCTGCGGGCCCTGGCCCACGCCTACCGAAGGATCGGCGAGGCTCGGCAGCGGCCGAGCACACTGGTGGCCTGCTATCACGGTGCACTCGGCGCGGCCCTGGAGGTGCTGGCCGAGGCTCCGATCGAGGCGGTGGGACTGGATCTCGTGGCGGGCCGTGCCGACCTCGACGGAATCGCGAGCATCCGAGGCCTGCGGGACAAGACCGTGCTGGCGGGCGTCGTCGACGGACGCAATATCTGGCGGACCGACGTGGACGCCGCCCTCGCCTACTGCGCGACGCTGCTGGGTGTGGCAGGCGAGGTCGTCGTCGGCACCTCGGCGCCGCTGCTGCACGTGCCCTACGACCTCGATGCCGAGTCCGACCTCGATCCCGCGCTGCGCTCCCGGTTGGCGTTCGCCAGCCAGAAGGTCGACGAGGTCGTACTGCTGGACCGGGCGTTGCGAGGCGAGACCGAGACGGTGGCCGAGGCCCTGCACGAGGCACGTCGGGCCGTCGGCAACGCGCGCAACGCCGCAGCTCGCGACCAACGGATCAGGGCCCGACTCGAATCGCTCCGCCCCGAGCACCGCAAGCGAGCCGACTACGCCGAGCGCGCGACGAGCCAGGCCGAACGGTTGGGCCTGCCCGCGCTGGCCACCACGACCATCGGCTCCTTCCCGCAGACCACCTCGGTGCGCCGGGCGAGGGCGGATCTTCGGGCGGGTCGGATCGACGAATCCGAGTACCAGGACCGGATGCGCGCGGAGATCTCGGACGTGATCGCGTTGCAGGAGGACATCGGACTCGACGTGCTGGTGCACGGTGAGCCCGAGCGCAACGACATGGTCCAGTACTTCGCCGAGCACCTGATCGGCTTCCTGTCCACCGAGCACGGCTGGGTCCAGTCCTACGGATCACGTTGTGTGCGGCCGCCGATCATCCACGGCGATGTCAGCAGGCCGACGCCGATGACCGTGGAGTGGAGCTCGTACGCACAATCGCTGACCGAGCGCCCGGTCAAGGGGATGCTCACCGGCCCGGTCACGATCCTGGCGTGGTCGTTCGTCCGAGACGATCAGCCGCTGGGCGACACCGCCCGGCAGGTCGCGCTCGCCCTGCGCGACGAGATCCACGATCTCGAGCGGGCCGGACTGCGCATCGTGCAGGTCGACGAACCGGCGCTGCGGGAGTTGTTGCCGCTGCGGGAGGCCGACCGTGCCGCGTACCTGGACTGGGCGGTCGATTCCTTCCGGCTGGCGACCTCCGGCGCCGCCGACAGCACCCAGATCCACACCCACCTGTGTTACTCGGAGTTCGGCGACGTCATCGACGCCATCGACGCGTTGGATGCCGATGTGACCACCATCGAGGCCGCCCGGTCGCGGATGGAGGTGTTGGCCGACCTGCAGAAGATCGGTTACCGCCGGGGTGTCGGTCCGGGCGTCTACGACATCCACTCGCCTCGGGTACCCGATGAGGCGGAGGTGACGGGACTGGTCGCGGCCGCCCTCGAAGCGGTTCCCGCCGATCGGCTGTGGGTGAACCCCGATTGCGGCCTCAAGACCCGGGGCTACCGCGAGGTCGAACCGGCCCTGCGCGCCATGGTCGCGGCCGCCCGCTCCCGTCGGGCGGCACTCCAGGGCTGA
- a CDS encoding multicopper oxidase family protein, with translation MSLPRRVVLRILGGAVVALPLLAGCADQGSTGILVPSAAPLPEPFGVPLPIPPVLEPVRTDESTDYYEITQRAAKREILPGLTTEIWGYNGIFPGPTLVTRRGRRAVVRQRNELPVPVAVHLHGGVTPEEHDGYPIDVILPVGGWQPDPAHAGHPLGVTSQDEREYVYPLDQPACTLWYHDHRMDFTGPQVYRGLAGFHLVRDDIEDALPLPRGERDVPLMICDRTFAEDGSFAYPSIDPSLGGVPGVPVDLMDGVLGDVNLVNGAPWPYLEVSNTRYRFRILNAANARRYRLQLDPRPAEGPSFVQVGSDVGLLGAPIAHDQIEIASAERFDVVIDFAAYPVGTEVTLVNAYGVETTRPIMRFHVVREEPDDTRIPERLVEFETLDRADATVERDFRFANDRVDGVRMWTINGLPFDPERIDADPALGAVEIWRLRTNVHHPVHLHMAHFQVLTRNGRAPGPYDAGWKDTVDLAGGEEAEIIVRFDGFQGRYVFHCHNLEHEDMMMMANFRVR, from the coding sequence ATGTCGTTGCCGCGCAGAGTCGTGCTTCGAATCCTCGGTGGTGCTGTCGTCGCCCTGCCCCTGCTCGCAGGCTGCGCTGATCAGGGCAGCACCGGAATCCTGGTGCCGAGCGCGGCACCGTTGCCGGAACCGTTCGGGGTGCCGCTGCCGATCCCGCCGGTGCTCGAACCGGTTCGCACCGACGAGTCCACCGACTACTACGAGATCACCCAGCGCGCGGCGAAGCGGGAGATCCTGCCCGGACTGACCACCGAGATCTGGGGCTACAACGGCATCTTCCCGGGTCCGACCCTGGTGACCCGTCGCGGGCGGCGGGCCGTCGTGCGCCAGCGCAACGAGCTACCGGTCCCGGTGGCGGTGCACCTGCACGGCGGAGTCACTCCCGAGGAACACGACGGGTACCCGATCGACGTCATCCTGCCCGTCGGCGGTTGGCAGCCGGACCCGGCACACGCCGGGCATCCGTTGGGGGTGACCAGCCAGGACGAACGGGAGTACGTCTATCCGTTGGACCAACCGGCGTGCACGCTCTGGTACCACGATCACCGGATGGACTTCACCGGTCCGCAGGTCTATCGGGGACTGGCCGGTTTCCATCTGGTCCGAGACGACATCGAGGACGCCCTGCCGTTGCCGAGAGGGGAACGGGATGTGCCCCTGATGATCTGCGACCGCACCTTCGCGGAGGACGGTTCGTTCGCCTACCCCTCGATCGATCCGTCCTTGGGCGGCGTCCCCGGCGTCCCCGTCGACCTCATGGACGGCGTGCTGGGAGACGTCAACCTGGTCAACGGTGCTCCGTGGCCGTATCTCGAGGTCTCCAACACTCGGTACCGCTTTCGGATCCTCAACGCCGCCAACGCCAGGAGATACCGGCTGCAGCTCGACCCGCGACCGGCGGAGGGTCCGTCCTTCGTGCAGGTGGGCAGCGATGTCGGGTTGCTGGGGGCGCCGATCGCCCATGACCAGATCGAGATCGCCTCGGCGGAGCGATTCGACGTCGTGATCGACTTCGCCGCCTATCCGGTGGGCACCGAGGTGACCCTGGTCAACGCCTACGGGGTCGAGACGACCCGACCGATCATGCGGTTCCACGTCGTTCGTGAGGAGCCGGACGACACCCGGATCCCGGAACGCCTCGTCGAGTTCGAGACATTGGACCGCGCGGACGCGACCGTCGAGCGTGATTTCCGCTTCGCCAACGACAGGGTCGACGGCGTCCGGATGTGGACGATCAACGGTCTGCCCTTCGACCCGGAGCGCATCGATGCCGACCCGGCCCTCGGCGCGGTGGAGATCTGGCGGCTGCGGACCAACGTGCATCACCCCGTGCACCTGCACATGGCGCACTTCCAGGTGTTGACCCGCAATGGGCGGGCGCCCGGGCCGTATGACGCGGGCTGGAAGGACACCGTCGACCTGGCGGGCGGGGAGGAGGCGGAGATCATCGTTCGCTTCGACGGTTTCCAAGGCCGGTACGTGTTCCACTGCCACAATCTGGAGCACGAGGACATGATGATGATGGCCAATTTCCGCGTCCGGTGA
- a CDS encoding ATP-binding cassette domain-containing protein, which produces MGSEPIVRAVGLTKSYGRNPVLAGVDIAVERGTVFALLGPNGAGKTTMVRILSTLLRPDDGTATVAGYDVVRQAKSVRRVISLTGQYAAVDELLSGRENLVMMARLNRFGRAAARARAAELLARFDLEDAQNRIVGRYSGGMRRRLDLAISLISNPPVIFLDEPTTGLDPRSRQTMWTVIRELVAAGTTILLTTQYLEEADQLADRIAVLNNGTIVAEGTAAELKRGLSPGAVELAFLDETDLDRAARRLGHEVLHRDETRLQLRVAFDGTAEHVRVLLERTRQAGATATTLELDTPSLDDVFLALTSDASTNPATRQEVSAR; this is translated from the coding sequence ATGGGTTCCGAGCCAATCGTTCGGGCCGTCGGACTCACCAAGTCCTACGGCCGCAACCCAGTGTTGGCGGGGGTGGACATCGCCGTCGAGCGGGGCACCGTCTTCGCGTTACTGGGACCCAACGGCGCAGGTAAGACGACTATGGTGCGCATCCTGTCCACGCTGCTGCGACCAGATGACGGGACCGCGACGGTTGCCGGATACGACGTGGTCCGGCAGGCCAAGTCCGTACGTCGGGTGATCAGTCTGACCGGCCAGTACGCGGCGGTCGATGAATTGCTCAGCGGTCGCGAGAATCTGGTGATGATGGCGCGCCTCAACAGATTCGGGCGGGCCGCAGCTCGAGCACGCGCTGCCGAATTACTGGCGAGGTTCGACCTCGAGGACGCCCAGAATCGGATCGTCGGACGCTACTCGGGTGGCATGCGACGCAGGCTCGACCTCGCCATCAGCCTGATCAGCAACCCTCCGGTGATCTTCCTCGACGAGCCGACGACCGGACTGGACCCGCGCAGCCGTCAGACCATGTGGACGGTCATCCGCGAATTGGTGGCGGCGGGGACCACGATCCTGCTCACCACGCAGTACCTGGAGGAGGCCGACCAGCTCGCCGACCGGATCGCCGTGCTGAACAACGGCACGATCGTCGCCGAGGGCACCGCGGCCGAACTCAAGCGTGGCTTGTCGCCGGGGGCGGTGGAGCTGGCCTTCCTCGACGAGACCGACCTGGACCGGGCGGCCCGGCGACTCGGCCACGAGGTTCTGCACCGCGACGAGACGAGACTGCAATTGCGGGTCGCCTTCGACGGCACCGCGGAACACGTCCGTGTCCTGCTGGAACGGACCAGGCAGGCGGGCGCCACGGCGACGACCTTGGAACTGGACACCCCGAGCCTCGACGACGTGTTCCTCGCCCTCACCTCCGACGCATCGACGAATCCCGCCACCCGCCAGGAGGTATCGGCCCGATGA
- a CDS encoding S-(hydroxymethyl)mycothiol dehydrogenase, with protein sequence MPQQVRAVVATARDAPVTVETIVIPDPGPGEVVVSIAACGVCHTDLHYRQGGINDEFPFLLGHEAAGTVESIGAGVEDVAVGDYVVLNWRAVCGRCRACNRGRPWYCFSTYNATQKMTLTDGTELSPALGIGAFAEKTLVHQGQCTKVDPRAEAAVAGLLGCGVMAGLGAAINTGEVGRGDSVAVIGCGGVGAAAVAGAQLAGAAKIIAVDLDQQKLDWAVGLGATHTVRADQDDVVEKIRELTDGNGADVVIDAVGVPQTFNQAFYARDLAGKVVLVGVPTPEMKLELPLLDVFSRGGAVKSSWYGDCLPSRDFPMLIDLYLQGRLDLKAFVTEKVGLEDVEDAFARMHQGDVLRSVVVL encoded by the coding sequence ATGCCGCAGCAGGTCAGAGCGGTCGTGGCGACCGCGCGAGATGCCCCCGTCACCGTCGAGACGATCGTCATCCCCGACCCGGGGCCCGGTGAGGTGGTGGTCTCCATCGCCGCATGCGGGGTGTGCCACACCGACCTGCACTACCGACAGGGCGGGATCAACGACGAGTTCCCCTTCCTGCTCGGCCACGAGGCCGCAGGCACCGTGGAATCCATCGGGGCGGGCGTCGAGGACGTCGCGGTCGGCGACTACGTGGTGCTGAACTGGCGTGCGGTCTGCGGCCGTTGTCGCGCGTGCAATCGGGGCAGGCCGTGGTACTGCTTCTCGACGTACAACGCGACGCAGAAGATGACCCTCACCGATGGCACCGAGCTCTCGCCCGCGCTGGGCATCGGCGCCTTCGCGGAGAAGACCCTGGTCCACCAGGGACAGTGCACCAAGGTCGACCCCAGGGCCGAGGCCGCGGTCGCCGGACTCCTCGGCTGCGGTGTGATGGCGGGACTGGGCGCGGCCATCAACACCGGCGAGGTCGGCCGAGGCGACTCGGTGGCCGTCATTGGCTGCGGTGGGGTGGGTGCGGCCGCCGTGGCGGGTGCCCAACTCGCGGGGGCCGCGAAGATCATCGCCGTCGATCTCGACCAGCAGAAGCTGGATTGGGCCGTCGGTCTCGGTGCCACCCACACGGTGCGGGCCGATCAGGACGACGTCGTGGAGAAGATCAGGGAACTCACCGACGGCAACGGCGCCGACGTGGTGATCGATGCCGTCGGCGTCCCACAGACCTTCAACCAGGCCTTCTACGCCCGGGATCTGGCGGGCAAGGTCGTCCTGGTCGGGGTGCCGACCCCGGAGATGAAACTCGAACTGCCGTTGCTCGACGTGTTCTCGCGCGGGGGAGCGGTCAAGTCCTCCTGGTACGGCGACTGCCTGCCCAGCCGTGACTTCCCGATGCTCATCGACCTGTACCTCCAGGGCAGGCTCGATCTCAAGGCCTTCGTCACCGAGAAGGTCGGCCTCGAGGACGTCGAGGACGCGTTCGCCCGGATGCACCAGGGCGATGTGCTGCGTTCGGTCGTGGTGCTCTGA
- a CDS encoding metal ABC transporter ATP-binding protein, translating into MSATPALSITDLTVGYRGRAVLAVPELVVPAGRLTAVVGPNGAGKSTLIKAALGLLPIDAGTIRLLGRRLSSVRSRVAYVPQRDAVAQDFPITAVQVVEMGRYPHRGWFRRLTRQDDLAVAEAMHRTGVAAHADTPLDELSGGQRQRVFLARALAQQADLLVLDEPFAAVDSSTQARLLELLTEFCAREGRSVVLVHHDLRTVRDHFDHAVLLAGRVISAGSVREVLSPEHLETAYGIPMPTTDRVGTGRPGDAAGIGEPAPAVEDAGPERAG; encoded by the coding sequence ATGAGCGCCACACCCGCGTTGTCCATCACCGACCTGACCGTCGGATACCGGGGCCGAGCCGTGCTGGCGGTGCCCGAACTGGTGGTCCCGGCGGGCAGACTCACCGCCGTGGTCGGGCCCAACGGCGCGGGAAAGTCGACCCTGATCAAGGCCGCGCTCGGCCTGCTGCCCATCGACGCAGGCACGATCCGGCTGCTGGGCAGGCGGTTGTCCTCGGTCCGCAGCCGAGTCGCCTATGTCCCGCAACGCGACGCGGTCGCCCAGGATTTCCCCATCACCGCCGTGCAGGTGGTCGAAATGGGTCGGTACCCCCATCGGGGCTGGTTCCGCCGGCTGACCAGGCAGGACGATCTCGCCGTCGCCGAGGCGATGCACCGAACCGGTGTCGCGGCCCATGCGGACACGCCCCTGGACGAACTCTCGGGCGGACAACGACAACGGGTGTTCCTCGCCAGGGCACTGGCCCAGCAGGCGGACCTGTTGGTCTTGGACGAGCCCTTCGCCGCAGTGGACTCCAGTACCCAGGCCCGACTGCTGGAGCTGCTGACCGAGTTCTGCGCGCGTGAGGGCCGGTCGGTGGTGCTGGTGCACCACGACCTGCGTACCGTGCGGGACCACTTCGACCATGCGGTGCTCCTGGCCGGTCGGGTGATCTCCGCAGGATCGGTGCGCGAGGTCCTGAGCCCGGAGCACCTGGAGACCGCCTACGGAATCCCGATGCCCACCACCGATCGAGTGGGCACCGGTCGACCGGGTGATGCTGCCGGAATCGGCGAGCCCGCCCCTGCGGTCGAGGACGCGGGCCCGGAGCGGGCGGGATGA
- a CDS encoding metal ABC transporter permease gives MSADDLVIILTAGLLGTGCAMLGCFLVLRRQALLSDAMSHAALPGIVLVYLVTGQRAPLTMILGAAAFGVICVVGYTALRRSGLLGSDAAIALVFPALFSLGVLGVSRFASGAHLDLDAAVYGEITFAPLRTMSILGAEVPRSLVITGLAAAGVLILVLVLWRPLQTATLDPDFAQVVGLGRRVVDRTVLVATALVAVTAFESVGAVLVVTFFIVPAATGGLLAVRLDGMLAIAVAAAWAAALLGQPLAVALNSSIAGTVGLCSVGIFLIALLFGRRRSSAANPRSPGRSRSSIGSSD, from the coding sequence GTGAGCGCCGACGATCTGGTGATCATCCTGACTGCGGGGCTGCTGGGCACGGGCTGCGCCATGTTGGGATGCTTCCTCGTGCTGCGGCGGCAGGCCCTGCTGTCCGACGCCATGAGCCACGCGGCGCTGCCGGGCATCGTCCTGGTCTACCTCGTGACCGGCCAGCGCGCGCCGTTGACGATGATCCTGGGTGCCGCGGCCTTCGGGGTGATCTGCGTGGTGGGCTACACCGCCCTGCGGCGCAGTGGCCTGCTCGGCTCGGACGCCGCGATCGCCCTGGTCTTCCCCGCGTTGTTCTCCCTGGGTGTCCTCGGCGTGAGCCGCTTCGCGAGCGGCGCACACCTGGATCTGGACGCGGCGGTCTACGGGGAGATCACCTTCGCGCCGTTGCGGACGATGTCGATCCTGGGTGCGGAGGTGCCACGTTCGCTGGTGATCACCGGACTCGCGGCAGCAGGCGTGCTGATACTGGTTCTCGTCCTGTGGCGGCCGCTGCAGACCGCCACGCTGGATCCGGACTTCGCGCAGGTCGTCGGGTTGGGCAGGCGTGTCGTCGACCGGACCGTCCTGGTGGCCACCGCGCTGGTCGCCGTGACGGCCTTCGAGAGTGTCGGCGCGGTTCTGGTGGTGACCTTCTTCATCGTGCCCGCGGCGACCGGCGGCCTCCTGGCGGTCCGGCTGGACGGGATGCTGGCCATCGCGGTCGCCGCTGCGTGGGCGGCGGCGCTGTTGGGACAGCCATTGGCGGTGGCCCTCAACTCCTCGATCGCGGGGACCGTCGGCCTCTGCTCGGTCGGGATCTTCCTGATCGCGCTGCTGTTCGGTCGTCGCCGGAGCAGCGCGGCGAATCCACGGTCGCCCGGGCGTTCGCGCAGCTCGATCGGCTCCTCGGACTGA
- a CDS encoding TetR/AcrR family transcriptional regulator → MGDDGRADEVRQDTEIELPPALALLWGRTDRPRSGPRPGLSLEAIIEAAVEVADADGLEGLSMAKVAQRLGFTTMSLYRYVSGKDVLLVLMSDRASRMPAEVIPESGDWRTRLETWTRAQLDMYQSRPWLVDIKITGPPLLPSSMDWMEHGLRAVADTPLNARSRLGVIEILTGYVRNQARFSRDLGQRDPQQHSSTGYGQALAQLVDSRTHWALVDLVGSGILDGAPDETLQEGYLDEDFDFGLKIILDGIAAMIAEHGSD, encoded by the coding sequence ATGGGCGACGACGGCAGGGCCGACGAGGTGCGACAGGACACGGAGATCGAGCTTCCACCCGCGCTCGCACTGTTGTGGGGCAGAACGGACCGGCCACGCTCCGGGCCCCGCCCCGGCCTGAGCCTGGAGGCGATCATCGAGGCCGCGGTCGAGGTCGCCGACGCCGACGGACTCGAAGGCCTGTCCATGGCCAAGGTCGCCCAACGACTCGGCTTCACCACCATGTCGCTCTACCGCTATGTCAGCGGCAAGGACGTCCTGCTGGTCCTGATGAGCGACCGTGCATCCAGGATGCCCGCCGAGGTCATCCCGGAGTCCGGAGATTGGCGCACGCGGTTGGAGACCTGGACCCGAGCCCAGCTCGACATGTATCAGAGCCGCCCGTGGCTGGTCGACATCAAGATCACCGGACCGCCGTTGCTGCCGAGCTCGATGGACTGGATGGAACACGGGCTACGCGCCGTGGCCGACACCCCGTTGAACGCCCGATCCCGACTCGGTGTGATCGAGATACTCACCGGCTACGTGCGCAACCAGGCACGATTCTCCCGCGACCTCGGCCAGCGCGACCCGCAACAGCACAGCAGCACCGGGTACGGTCAGGCGCTCGCGCAGCTCGTCGATTCACGGACCCATTGGGCGCTGGTCGATCTCGTCGGCTCCGGGATACTCGACGGTGCCCCCGACGAGACTCTGCAGGAGGGTTACCTGGACGAGGATTTCGACTTCGGCCTGAAGATCATCCTGGATGGCATCGCGGCCATGATCGCCGAGCACGGGTCCGACTGA